Proteins from a single region of Enoplosus armatus isolate fEnoArm2 chromosome 6, fEnoArm2.hap1, whole genome shotgun sequence:
- the LOC139286027 gene encoding long-chain fatty acid transport protein 2 isoform X2 codes for MYIWFTVVAGLAALSVLFLRTPFPHLSEDCTYILRSIKLGVRLLRYKKRKPFYSILDCFLDAAKRHPGKTFLHFEGREYSYGQVDKQSNKVARALQAEVRLKEGDAVALFLANEPSFVWTWLGLAKLGCPAALLNFNIRSKSLLHCFSCCGAKVIIASPELQDAVEEVLPTLREQGISVYLLSEACSVQGINTLSDKISQASDQPLSRDLRANVNIRSTALYIYTSGTTGITIFLRRKFSASQFWDDCRKYNVTVMQYIGETMRYLCNTPKKDNEKNHRVRIAIGNGVRTDIWSEFLDRFGDIKVRELYAATEGNIGFINYTSKIGAVGRVNVVHRFFFPYTLIKFDIEKEEPVRNSEGLCIEAARGETGLLVGRITQRSPFVGYAGNKQQTEKKRLSDVLKKGDLYFNTGDLLRFDENNFVYFQDRVGDTFRWKGENVATSEVADILTTAQCILEANVYGVQVEGHEGRIGMAAVILKEGEDFDCSDTYKQVVNYLPAYARPRFIRIQPCLEMTGTFKMKKVKLVEEGFDPAHIKDPLYFLDPEKKMYVPLTEEIYRAVASREIKL; via the exons ATGTACATCTGGTTCACTGTTGTAGCCGGACTGGCGGCTCTGTCCGTTTTATTCCTCAGGACACCTTTCCCTCACTTGAGCGAGGACTGCACGTACATCCTGAGGAGCATTAAACTTGGCGTCAGGCTGCTCAGATACAAGAAACGCAAACCTTTTTACAGCATCCTGGACTGCTTCTTGGATGCGGCGAAGAGGCACCCCGGCAAGACCTTTCTGCACTTTGAAGGGCGAGAATATTCTTATGGCCAAGTGGAtaaacagagcaacaaagtgGCCAGAGCTCTGCAGGCTGAAGTCCGGCTCAAGGAGGGGGACGCGGTCGCCCTGTTTCTGGCCAACGAGCCCAGTTTCGTGTGGACTTGGCTCGGTTTGGCCAAGCTGGGCTGTCCGGCCGCCCTGCTCAACTTCAACATCAGGTCCAAGTCTCTGCTGCACTGTTTCTCCTGCTGCGGGGCCAAAGTCATCATCGCCTCTCCGG agctgcaggacgCTGTGGAGGAGGTTTTACCGACGCTGAGAGAGCAGGGTATCAGCGTGTACCTCCTGTCGGAGGCCTGCAGCGTCCAGGGCATCAACACTTTGTCTGACAAGATCTCCCAGGCCTCAGATCAGCCGCTGTCCCGGGACCTCAGAGCCAACGTCAACATCAGGAGCACGGCTCTGTACATCTACACGTCAGGCACCACAG GTATTACCATTTTTCTGAGGAGAAAgttctctgcctctcagttcTGGGACGACTGCAGGAAGTACAATGTGACGGTGATGCAGTACATTGGTGAAACAATGCGCTACCTCTGCAACACGCCCAAG AAAGACAATGAGAAGAACCACAGAGTGAGGATCGCCATCGGCAACGGGGTCCGAACAGACATTTGGTCGGAGTTTCTGGATCGCTTCGGGGACATTAAAGTCAGAGAGTTGTACGCTGCCACAGAGGGAAACATCGGCTTCATCAATTACACGTCCAAGATCGGTGCAGTGGGGCGAGTCAATGTAGTCCACAGG TTTTTCTTCCCCTACACTTTGATCAAGTTTGACATTGAGAAGGAGGAGCCTGTCAGGAACTCTGAGGGTCTGTGCATCGAGGCAGCCAGAG gtGAGACGGGACTTTTGGTGGGCAGGATTACTCAGAGGTCTCCCTTTGTCGGGTACGCCGGCAACAAGCAACAGACTGAGAAGAAGAGGCTTAGCGACGTGTTGAAAAAAGGCGACCTGTACTTCAACACTGGAGATTTGCTTCGGTTCGATGAAAACAACTTTGTGTACTTTCAGGATCGAGTTGGCGACACTTTCAG ATGGAAAGGTGAAAACGTTGCCACGTCGGAGGTTGCCGATATTCTCACGACGGCTCAGTGTATCTTGGAGGCAAACGTCTACGGTGTTCAAGTTGAAG GTCATGAGGGGCGGATCGGCATGGCAGCTGTCATTTTGAAAGAAGGAGAGGATTTTGACTGTTCAGACACCTACAAGCAGGTCGTCAACTACCTCCCAGCTTACGCAAGACCTCGATTTATCAGGATTcag CCCTGCCTGGAGATGACGGGGACATTCAAGATGAAGAAAGTGAagttggtggaggagggattCGACCCAGCTCACATCAAAGATCCTTTATACTTTTTAGATCCTGAGAAAAAGATGTACGTCCCCCTGACGGAGGAGATCTACAGAGCAGTCGCTTCTAGGGAAATCAAACTCTAA
- the LOC139286027 gene encoding long-chain fatty acid transport protein 2 isoform X1 has product MYIWFTVVAGLAALSVLFLRTPFPHLSEDCTYILRSIKLGVRLLRYKKRKPFYSILDCFLDAAKRHPGKTFLHFEGREYSYGQVDKQSNKVARALQAEVRLKEGDAVALFLANEPSFVWTWLGLAKLGCPAALLNFNIRSKSLLHCFSCCGAKVIIASPELQDAVEEVLPTLREQGISVYLLSEACSVQGINTLSDKISQASDQPLSRDLRANVNIRSTALYIYTSGTTGLPKAAVVTHERVWAASFIQSICGVTSEDIFYVNLPLYHSAGFLIGMAGAIERGITIFLRRKFSASQFWDDCRKYNVTVMQYIGETMRYLCNTPKKDNEKNHRVRIAIGNGVRTDIWSEFLDRFGDIKVRELYAATEGNIGFINYTSKIGAVGRVNVVHRFFFPYTLIKFDIEKEEPVRNSEGLCIEAARGETGLLVGRITQRSPFVGYAGNKQQTEKKRLSDVLKKGDLYFNTGDLLRFDENNFVYFQDRVGDTFRWKGENVATSEVADILTTAQCILEANVYGVQVEGHEGRIGMAAVILKEGEDFDCSDTYKQVVNYLPAYARPRFIRIQPCLEMTGTFKMKKVKLVEEGFDPAHIKDPLYFLDPEKKMYVPLTEEIYRAVASREIKL; this is encoded by the exons ATGTACATCTGGTTCACTGTTGTAGCCGGACTGGCGGCTCTGTCCGTTTTATTCCTCAGGACACCTTTCCCTCACTTGAGCGAGGACTGCACGTACATCCTGAGGAGCATTAAACTTGGCGTCAGGCTGCTCAGATACAAGAAACGCAAACCTTTTTACAGCATCCTGGACTGCTTCTTGGATGCGGCGAAGAGGCACCCCGGCAAGACCTTTCTGCACTTTGAAGGGCGAGAATATTCTTATGGCCAAGTGGAtaaacagagcaacaaagtgGCCAGAGCTCTGCAGGCTGAAGTCCGGCTCAAGGAGGGGGACGCGGTCGCCCTGTTTCTGGCCAACGAGCCCAGTTTCGTGTGGACTTGGCTCGGTTTGGCCAAGCTGGGCTGTCCGGCCGCCCTGCTCAACTTCAACATCAGGTCCAAGTCTCTGCTGCACTGTTTCTCCTGCTGCGGGGCCAAAGTCATCATCGCCTCTCCGG agctgcaggacgCTGTGGAGGAGGTTTTACCGACGCTGAGAGAGCAGGGTATCAGCGTGTACCTCCTGTCGGAGGCCTGCAGCGTCCAGGGCATCAACACTTTGTCTGACAAGATCTCCCAGGCCTCAGATCAGCCGCTGTCCCGGGACCTCAGAGCCAACGTCAACATCAGGAGCACGGCTCTGTACATCTACACGTCAGGCACCACAG GTTTGCCTAAAGCAGCCGTTGTAACCCACGAGAGGGTTTGGGCCGCCTCCTTCATCCAGTCGATATGTGGAGTCACATCAGAGGACATCTTCTACGTCAATCTGCCTCTTTATCACAGCGCGGGCTTCCTCATCGGGATGGCTGGAGCCATCGAGAGAG GTATTACCATTTTTCTGAGGAGAAAgttctctgcctctcagttcTGGGACGACTGCAGGAAGTACAATGTGACGGTGATGCAGTACATTGGTGAAACAATGCGCTACCTCTGCAACACGCCCAAG AAAGACAATGAGAAGAACCACAGAGTGAGGATCGCCATCGGCAACGGGGTCCGAACAGACATTTGGTCGGAGTTTCTGGATCGCTTCGGGGACATTAAAGTCAGAGAGTTGTACGCTGCCACAGAGGGAAACATCGGCTTCATCAATTACACGTCCAAGATCGGTGCAGTGGGGCGAGTCAATGTAGTCCACAGG TTTTTCTTCCCCTACACTTTGATCAAGTTTGACATTGAGAAGGAGGAGCCTGTCAGGAACTCTGAGGGTCTGTGCATCGAGGCAGCCAGAG gtGAGACGGGACTTTTGGTGGGCAGGATTACTCAGAGGTCTCCCTTTGTCGGGTACGCCGGCAACAAGCAACAGACTGAGAAGAAGAGGCTTAGCGACGTGTTGAAAAAAGGCGACCTGTACTTCAACACTGGAGATTTGCTTCGGTTCGATGAAAACAACTTTGTGTACTTTCAGGATCGAGTTGGCGACACTTTCAG ATGGAAAGGTGAAAACGTTGCCACGTCGGAGGTTGCCGATATTCTCACGACGGCTCAGTGTATCTTGGAGGCAAACGTCTACGGTGTTCAAGTTGAAG GTCATGAGGGGCGGATCGGCATGGCAGCTGTCATTTTGAAAGAAGGAGAGGATTTTGACTGTTCAGACACCTACAAGCAGGTCGTCAACTACCTCCCAGCTTACGCAAGACCTCGATTTATCAGGATTcag CCCTGCCTGGAGATGACGGGGACATTCAAGATGAAGAAAGTGAagttggtggaggagggattCGACCCAGCTCACATCAAAGATCCTTTATACTTTTTAGATCCTGAGAAAAAGATGTACGTCCCCCTGACGGAGGAGATCTACAGAGCAGTCGCTTCTAGGGAAATCAAACTCTAA